In Bacillus cereus ATCC 14579, a single window of DNA contains:
- the polA gene encoding DNA polymerase I, whose protein sequence is MEKKVVLVDGNNIAYRAFFALPLLNNDKGIHTNAIYGFTMMLMRILEEEKPTHMLVAFDAGKTTFRHKTYSEYKGGRQKTPPELSEQFPFIREMLDAFNVPRYELENYEADDIMGTLAKEASEQGASVKVISGDKDLLQLVSDNTLVCIPRKGITEVDEYTKEALFEKYSLSPKQIIDMKGLMGDQSDNIPGVPGVGEKTAIKLLTQFGTVEEVYENLDQVSGKKLKEKLEENKEQALMSKDLATIITDAPITVHVDDMAYKGYEASDVIPMFESLGFTSLLNKLGVTPEETAPAELDDITFDIVEEVTEEMLQQDSALIVEVQEDNYHKADIQGFGIQNENGCYFIQTDIALKSDAFKEWLADGEMRKHTFDAKRAIVALKWNGIDMQGIDFDLLIAAYLLDPADTDKDFCTVAKMKETHAVKSDEEVYGKGAKRAVPELKVVAEHVARKVHVLYDVKQTFVEELKKNEQYELFTELELPLARVLADMEVKGVKVDTERLRNMGEELAGRLKEMEQEIYKLAGTEFNINSPKQLGVILFENLNLPVIKKTKTGYSTSADVLDKLMNHHEIIPNILHYRQLGKLNSTYIEGLLKVVHEDSSKIHTRFNQVLTQTGRLSSTDPNLQNIPIRLEEGRKIRQAFVPSEEGWIMYAADYSQIELRVLAHIANDKGLVEAFQHDMDIHTKTAMDVFGVEKDEVTSNMRRQAKAVNFGIVYGISDYGLSQNLGITRKAAAEFIEKYLESFPGVQEYMEDIVKDAKQKGYVATLLNRRRYIPEITSRNFNLRSFAERTAMNTPIQGTAADIIKKAMIIMADRLEEEGLQARLLLQVHDELIFEAPKEEIEKLEQLVPEVMEHAIELAVPLKVDYSYGPTWYDAK, encoded by the coding sequence TTGGAAAAAAAGGTCGTATTAGTAGATGGTAATAATATCGCGTATCGTGCTTTCTTTGCACTACCGCTTTTAAATAACGACAAAGGTATACATACGAACGCAATTTACGGTTTTACAATGATGTTAATGAGAATATTAGAGGAAGAAAAGCCAACTCATATGTTAGTGGCGTTTGATGCAGGCAAAACAACGTTCCGTCATAAAACGTATAGTGAGTATAAAGGAGGACGTCAAAAGACTCCACCTGAATTATCAGAGCAGTTCCCGTTTATTCGTGAGATGCTGGATGCGTTCAATGTACCGCGTTATGAATTAGAAAATTATGAAGCGGATGACATCATGGGAACGTTAGCGAAAGAAGCGAGTGAGCAAGGGGCGAGTGTAAAAGTTATTTCAGGAGATAAAGATTTACTTCAACTTGTTTCTGATAACACGCTTGTATGTATTCCGCGAAAAGGGATTACAGAAGTGGATGAATATACGAAAGAAGCTTTATTTGAAAAATACAGCTTATCACCAAAGCAAATTATCGATATGAAAGGTTTAATGGGAGACCAATCAGATAATATTCCGGGTGTACCAGGAGTTGGTGAAAAAACGGCGATTAAATTGTTAACACAGTTTGGAACGGTTGAAGAAGTGTATGAAAATCTAGATCAAGTAAGTGGGAAGAAATTAAAAGAAAAACTGGAAGAAAATAAAGAACAAGCTCTTATGAGTAAGGATCTTGCAACTATTATTACAGATGCGCCGATTACAGTTCATGTGGATGATATGGCGTATAAAGGATATGAAGCAAGTGATGTCATTCCAATGTTCGAGAGTTTAGGATTTACATCTCTTTTAAATAAATTAGGTGTTACGCCAGAAGAAACAGCTCCAGCTGAATTAGATGATATTACATTTGATATTGTGGAAGAAGTTACAGAAGAAATGCTTCAGCAAGATAGTGCGCTTATCGTTGAAGTACAAGAAGATAACTATCATAAAGCAGACATTCAAGGTTTCGGTATTCAAAATGAAAATGGATGTTACTTTATTCAGACAGACATTGCTCTTAAGTCAGATGCTTTTAAAGAGTGGCTTGCAGATGGAGAGATGAGAAAGCATACATTTGATGCGAAGCGTGCAATCGTTGCACTGAAATGGAATGGGATAGATATGCAAGGGATTGACTTTGATCTATTAATCGCTGCTTATTTACTTGACCCGGCTGATACAGATAAAGATTTCTGTACTGTAGCGAAAATGAAAGAAACGCATGCTGTGAAATCAGATGAAGAAGTTTACGGAAAAGGTGCGAAACGTGCTGTTCCAGAGTTAAAGGTAGTCGCGGAGCATGTGGCTCGTAAAGTGCATGTATTATATGATGTAAAGCAAACATTCGTTGAAGAGTTAAAGAAGAATGAGCAATATGAACTGTTTACAGAGTTAGAATTGCCGCTTGCACGTGTATTAGCTGATATGGAAGTAAAGGGTGTAAAAGTTGATACAGAGCGTCTTCGTAATATGGGAGAAGAACTTGCGGGTAGATTAAAGGAAATGGAACAGGAAATCTATAAGCTTGCGGGAACAGAGTTTAATATTAATTCACCGAAGCAGCTTGGTGTTATTCTGTTTGAGAACTTAAACTTACCGGTTATTAAAAAGACGAAAACAGGTTATTCTACGTCAGCTGATGTACTAGATAAGCTTATGAATCACCATGAAATTATTCCAAATATTTTACATTATCGTCAATTAGGGAAACTAAATTCAACTTACATTGAAGGTTTACTGAAAGTTGTACATGAAGATTCATCTAAAATTCATACTCGCTTTAATCAAGTGTTAACGCAAACAGGTCGATTAAGTTCAACGGATCCGAACTTGCAAAATATCCCGATTCGATTAGAAGAAGGAAGAAAGATTCGTCAGGCATTTGTTCCATCAGAAGAAGGATGGATTATGTATGCGGCTGATTATTCACAAATCGAACTGCGTGTATTAGCTCATATTGCAAATGATAAAGGGCTAGTTGAAGCGTTCCAACATGACATGGATATTCATACGAAAACAGCTATGGATGTATTTGGCGTTGAAAAAGATGAAGTAACTTCAAATATGAGACGACAAGCGAAAGCTGTTAACTTCGGAATTGTGTATGGTATTAGTGATTATGGTCTTTCACAAAACTTAGGAATTACAAGAAAAGCAGCAGCGGAATTTATTGAAAAGTATTTAGAAAGTTTCCCTGGTGTACAAGAATACATGGAGGACATCGTAAAAGATGCGAAACAAAAAGGATATGTAGCTACATTATTAAATCGTCGCCGTTATATTCCAGAAATTACGAGTCGTAATTTTAACTTGCGTAGCTTCGCTGAGCGTACAGCGATGAATACACCAATTCAAGGTACTGCAGCAGATATTATTAAAAAAGCGATGATTATTATGGCAGATCGTTTAGAAGAAGAAGGATTACAAGCGCGTCTTCTTCTGCAAGTACACGATGAATTAATATTTGAAGCACCAAAAGAAGAAATCGAAAAATTAGAGCAGCTTGTACCTGAAGTAATGGAACATGCGATTGAACTTGCAGTTCCGCTGAAAGTTGATTATTCTTACGGTCCAACTTGGTACGACGCAAAATAA
- the phoR gene encoding sensory box histidine kinase PhoR: MNKFRSRLLFTFVSLIVFILVGLGLLLETVFENYYIDHAKERMVKETEYVATLAEEQGFDNVLKNPYVFEKLEEKIPASIVFLDEKKKVQYRKGQELAFSPETIKELSSEVAKQRSKVITKETDRKNEFYHAVFVQDVEGKQGYILVKSIIDPLRDVHQKTWGLLIIGFVIACLVVVFLGMKITGQYIRPIESVTKVAIELAKGNYKARAYESHSDETGMLSKAINILARNLQEMTLEQEMQQDRLHTLIENMGSGMILIDSRGYINLVNRSYKETFHVTDEEYLDRLYYESFHHTEIIELVEEIFMTEVKVRKQMLLPLGIERKHFEVYGAPIIGTNHEWKGIVLVFHDITELKKLEQMRKDFLANVSHELKTPITSIKGFSETLLDGAMDNKKFCEHFLHIILKESERMQGLIEDLLDLSKIEQQGFKLNMGTVDMKGLLEDIHMVLDNKAGEKEISLQVNVLKRASVIGDPSRLKQIFINLINNAIVYTPAGGVVSVELAEDKYNAYIKVSDTGIGISKEEIPRIFERFYRVDKARSRNTGGTGLGLSIVKHLVEAHQGTITVDSEVGEGTTFTVVLPKSATEK, from the coding sequence ATGAATAAATTTCGTTCCAGGCTTCTTTTTACATTTGTTTCTCTTATTGTATTTATTTTAGTTGGACTAGGTTTATTACTAGAAACTGTGTTTGAAAACTACTATATAGATCATGCTAAAGAGAGAATGGTAAAAGAGACAGAGTATGTTGCGACGTTAGCAGAAGAGCAAGGGTTTGATAATGTCTTAAAAAATCCATACGTATTTGAAAAGTTAGAAGAAAAAATACCAGCTTCTATCGTATTTTTGGATGAAAAAAAGAAAGTTCAATATAGAAAAGGACAAGAATTGGCATTTAGTCCAGAGACGATTAAAGAACTTTCTTCGGAAGTGGCAAAACAACGAAGTAAAGTGATTACGAAAGAAACGGATCGAAAGAATGAATTTTATCATGCGGTGTTCGTTCAAGATGTAGAAGGAAAACAAGGATACATTTTGGTGAAAAGTATAATTGATCCTTTAAGAGACGTACATCAAAAAACGTGGGGATTATTAATTATCGGATTTGTCATTGCTTGTCTCGTAGTTGTATTTTTAGGTATGAAAATTACAGGGCAATATATTAGGCCAATTGAATCGGTTACGAAAGTTGCAATTGAATTGGCAAAGGGTAATTATAAAGCACGTGCATACGAAAGTCATTCGGATGAAACAGGGATGCTGAGTAAAGCGATTAATATTTTAGCTCGAAATTTACAAGAGATGACACTTGAACAAGAAATGCAGCAAGATCGTCTGCATACGTTAATTGAAAATATGGGAAGCGGAATGATTTTAATTGATAGCCGAGGATATATAAACCTTGTAAACCGCTCTTATAAGGAAACTTTCCACGTAACAGATGAAGAATATTTAGATCGCTTATATTATGAATCGTTTCATCATACAGAAATTATTGAGCTTGTAGAAGAAATCTTTATGACAGAAGTGAAAGTGCGTAAACAAATGTTATTGCCACTTGGAATTGAACGGAAGCATTTCGAAGTATATGGAGCGCCGATTATCGGGACAAACCATGAATGGAAAGGGATTGTTCTCGTATTCCATGACATAACAGAGTTAAAGAAATTAGAACAAATGAGAAAAGACTTTTTAGCGAATGTTTCTCATGAATTAAAGACACCGATTACTTCTATTAAAGGTTTTTCAGAAACACTCTTAGACGGAGCGATGGATAATAAAAAATTCTGCGAACATTTCTTGCACATTATTTTAAAAGAAAGTGAGCGCATGCAAGGATTAATTGAAGATTTATTAGATTTGTCGAAGATCGAACAACAAGGATTTAAATTAAATATGGGAACCGTTGATATGAAGGGGCTGCTTGAAGATATTCATATGGTACTTGATAATAAAGCAGGAGAAAAAGAAATCTCTTTACAAGTTAATGTATTAAAACGTGCCTCTGTTATTGGAGATCCAAGTCGTTTGAAACAAATCTTTATTAATTTAATTAATAACGCAATCGTATATACACCGGCTGGAGGCGTTGTTTCAGTAGAGTTAGCGGAAGATAAATATAATGCTTATATAAAAGTATCGGATACTGGAATTGGTATTAGTAAAGAGGAAATTCCGCGTATTTTTGAACGTTTCTACCGGGTGGATAAAGCAAGAAGTAGAAATACTGGTGGTACCGGCCTTGGATTGTCGATCGTAAAGCATTTAGTTGAGGCGCATCAAGGTACGATTACAGTAGATAGTGAAGTTGGAGAAGGGACAACGTTTACAGTTGTTTTACCGAAATCAGCAACTGAAAAATAG
- the phoP gene encoding two-component system response regulator PhoP — translation MNNRILVVDDEEFILTLIEFNLQQAGFEVITAMDGEMALQKATTERPDLIILDLMLPKMDGMEVCKELRLQRVMTPILMLTAKDDEFDKVLGLELGADDYMTKPFSPREVVARVKAILRRTKLQQEEQVAEAPDEDSITIAELKILPEFYEAYFQGRKLELTPKEFELLVYLAKNKSRVLTRDQLLSAVWNYDFAGDTRIVDVHISHLRDKIEQNTKKPTYIKTIRGLGYKLEEPKGNE, via the coding sequence ATGAACAATCGTATTTTAGTAGTTGATGATGAGGAATTTATCTTAACTTTAATCGAATTTAATTTACAACAAGCTGGGTTTGAAGTTATAACAGCGATGGATGGAGAAATGGCGCTTCAAAAAGCGACAACAGAACGCCCAGATTTAATTATATTAGATTTAATGCTTCCGAAAATGGATGGTATGGAAGTGTGTAAAGAATTACGATTGCAGCGCGTTATGACGCCGATTTTAATGTTAACGGCAAAAGATGATGAGTTTGATAAGGTGCTAGGCCTTGAACTTGGGGCGGATGATTATATGACAAAGCCATTTAGTCCAAGAGAAGTTGTTGCTCGTGTGAAGGCGATTTTGCGTCGTACGAAATTACAACAAGAAGAACAAGTTGCAGAAGCGCCAGATGAAGATAGCATCACAATTGCAGAACTTAAAATTTTACCGGAATTTTATGAGGCTTATTTCCAAGGAAGAAAGCTTGAATTAACACCAAAAGAATTTGAACTACTTGTGTATCTTGCGAAAAATAAAAGTCGCGTGTTAACACGTGATCAATTACTAAGTGCTGTATGGAATTACGATTTTGCTGGTGATACACGAATTGTTGATGTTCATATTAGCCATTTGCGCGATAAAATTGAACAAAATACGAAAAAACCGACGTACATTAAAACGATACGTGGTTTAGGATATAAATTAGAGGAGCCAAAAGGGAATGAATAA
- a CDS encoding MaoC family dehydratase, with the protein MLKKKVQIGRKMDEITVGEKLSITEKIEDKDLLLYLGLTNDANPLYIQHDYASQTPYEKPIVPSIMLTGMITTAVTKYLPGPGSHITRKDLTFVKHVHHYETLQIHFEVVAVSEEEHTIDMLVSAHDEKGETVVKGSLTVTPPFKSVSIMEKALDNF; encoded by the coding sequence ATGTTAAAGAAAAAAGTTCAAATTGGTCGTAAAATGGATGAAATTACAGTAGGAGAGAAATTATCTATCACTGAAAAAATTGAGGATAAAGATTTGTTATTGTACTTAGGGTTAACGAATGATGCCAATCCATTATATATTCAGCATGATTACGCATCCCAAACTCCGTATGAAAAGCCGATTGTACCAAGCATTATGCTAACGGGAATGATTACAACGGCGGTTACGAAATATTTACCGGGTCCAGGAAGTCATATTACGAGAAAGGACCTTACATTCGTGAAACATGTTCACCATTATGAAACGTTACAAATCCACTTTGAAGTTGTGGCTGTTTCTGAGGAGGAACATACAATTGATATGCTTGTATCTGCTCATGATGAAAAAGGAGAAACTGTTGTGAAAGGTTCATTAACAGTAACGCCACCTTTTAAATCAGTTTCTATTATGGAAAAAGCATTAGATAATTTTTAA